A window from Pseudomonas kribbensis encodes these proteins:
- a CDS encoding DUF3203 family protein, whose translation MTVRIENQTCFFATENGEQIRLCGDLTVITDSDKSMSAVEIEGRRIYITEAEADALTVAGATDGRKHLKATDSDSVI comes from the coding sequence ATGACCGTGCGCATCGAAAACCAGACCTGTTTTTTCGCCACCGAAAACGGTGAACAGATTCGCCTGTGCGGCGACCTGACGGTCATCACCGACAGCGACAAATCGATGTCGGCCGTGGAAATCGAAGGCCGGCGCATTTACATCACCGAGGCTGAAGCCGATGCGCTGACCGTCGCAGGCGCCACCGACGGACGCAAACACCTCAAGGCCACCGACAGTGATTCGGTGATTTGA
- the treS gene encoding maltose alpha-D-glucosyltransferase has product MAKKPKSATFIKDPLWYKDAVIYQVHVKSFFDSNNDGIGDFPGLIAKLDYIAELGVNTIWLLPFYPSPRRDDGYDIAEYRGVHSDYGTMADAKRFIAEAHKRGLRVITELVINHTSDQHPWFQRARKAKPGSAARDFYVWSDDDQKYDGTRIIFLDTEKSNWTWDPVAGQYFWHRFYSHQPDLNFDNPQVMKAVLSVMRYWLDMGIDGLRLDAIPYLIERDGTNNENLPETHDVLKQIRAEIDANYPDRMLLAEANQWPEDTQLYFGDTDAEGVNGDECHMAFHFPLMPRMYMALAQEDRFPITDILRQTPEIPANCQWAIFLRNHDELTLEMVTDKERDYLWNYYAADRRARINLGIRRRLAPLMERDRRRIELLNSLLLSMPGTPTLYYGDEIGMGDNIYLGDRDGVRTPMQWSIDRNGGFSRADPASLVLPPIMDPQYGFQSVNVETQAGDPHSLLNWTRRLLTVRKQSKAFGRGTLKMLSPANRRVLAYTREYTGPDGKHEIILCVANVSRSAQAVELDLSAYVGMVPVEMLGGNAFPPIGQLNFLLTLAPYGFYWFGLAAENQMPSWHVEPAQSLPDFTTLVLKKRMEELLEAPSRATLEQGILPNWLQNRRWFAGKDAAIEHVRLAYGVRFGDAQHPVLLSEIEVSSGGQTSRYQLPFGFISEDQVGPALPQQLALSRVRRVRQVGLITDAFSLEAFIRAVLQGMQSGTVLDSSDGEIRFEATPQLDKLGLGAESEVRYLSAEQSNSSVVIGNSLVLKLIRKVASGVHPELEMSAYLTAAGFANISPLLGSVIRRDGQGEDNLLMIAQGYLSNQGDAWEWTQNNLERALRDELADAVSEQSQHYNALGELKDFAGMLGQRLGEMHQVMAAPTDNPDFAPQVSSAKDAQATGKDVGAQVEHALKLLKQHQGELDVADQKLVARLLDHKKTILAHVQELAKKSAGGLRIRVHGDLHLGQVLVIKGDAYLIDFEGEPARPLAERRGRHSPYKDVSGVLRSFDYAAAMTINVHNVDNSPEAEAARRRVAERYLREAREAFVEAYQRAAASLDHAWQDPEGADAALALFGLEKAAYEVAYEAENRPTWLPVPLHGLYGLLTGLEPFSDLGGE; this is encoded by the coding sequence ATGGCGAAGAAACCCAAGTCAGCCACCTTCATCAAGGACCCGCTCTGGTACAAGGACGCGGTGATCTATCAGGTTCACGTCAAATCCTTTTTCGACTCCAACAATGACGGAATCGGCGATTTTCCCGGCCTGATCGCCAAACTCGATTACATTGCCGAGCTGGGCGTCAACACCATCTGGCTGTTGCCGTTCTATCCCTCGCCACGCCGTGACGACGGTTACGACATCGCCGAATACCGTGGCGTACACAGCGATTACGGGACCATGGCCGACGCCAAACGCTTCATCGCCGAGGCGCACAAACGGGGTTTGCGGGTCATTACCGAGCTGGTCATCAACCACACTTCGGATCAGCACCCGTGGTTCCAGCGGGCGCGCAAGGCCAAGCCCGGTTCAGCGGCCCGCGACTTCTATGTGTGGTCGGATGACGACCAGAAATACGACGGCACGCGGATCATTTTCCTCGACACCGAAAAGTCCAACTGGACCTGGGACCCGGTGGCCGGCCAGTACTTCTGGCACCGTTTCTATTCGCACCAGCCGGACCTCAATTTCGACAACCCGCAAGTCATGAAAGCCGTGCTGTCGGTGATGCGTTATTGGCTGGACATGGGCATCGACGGTCTGCGCCTGGACGCGATTCCGTACCTGATCGAACGCGACGGCACCAACAACGAAAACCTGCCGGAGACTCACGACGTTCTCAAGCAGATCCGTGCCGAAATCGACGCCAACTACCCGGATCGCATGCTGCTGGCTGAGGCCAACCAATGGCCGGAAGACACCCAGTTGTACTTCGGCGATACCGACGCCGAGGGCGTCAATGGCGACGAATGCCACATGGCGTTCCACTTCCCGCTGATGCCGCGCATGTACATGGCGCTGGCCCAGGAAGATCGCTTCCCGATCACCGACATCCTGCGCCAGACCCCGGAGATCCCGGCCAATTGCCAATGGGCGATCTTCCTGCGCAACCACGATGAATTGACGCTGGAGATGGTCACCGACAAGGAGCGCGACTACCTCTGGAATTACTACGCCGCCGACCGTCGTGCGCGGATCAACCTCGGCATCCGCCGGCGTCTGGCGCCGCTGATGGAGCGCGACCGTCGGCGCATCGAACTGCTCAACAGTCTGCTGTTGTCGATGCCCGGCACGCCGACCCTGTATTACGGCGATGAAATCGGCATGGGCGACAACATCTACCTCGGCGACCGTGACGGCGTGCGCACGCCGATGCAGTGGTCAATCGACCGCAACGGTGGATTCTCCCGGGCCGATCCGGCCAGTCTGGTGCTGCCGCCGATCATGGACCCGCAGTACGGCTTTCAGTCGGTCAACGTCGAAACCCAGGCCGGCGATCCGCATTCGTTGTTGAACTGGACTCGTCGCCTGCTGACGGTACGCAAGCAATCCAAGGCGTTCGGTCGCGGCACCCTGAAAATGCTGTCGCCGGCCAACCGCCGCGTGCTGGCCTACACCCGCGAATACACCGGGCCGGACGGCAAACACGAAATCATCCTGTGCGTGGCCAACGTTTCGCGCAGCGCCCAGGCGGTGGAGCTGGACCTGTCGGCCTACGTCGGCATGGTGCCGGTGGAGATGCTCGGCGGTAACGCCTTTCCGCCCATCGGCCAGCTCAACTTTCTGCTGACCCTCGCGCCATATGGTTTCTACTGGTTCGGCCTGGCGGCGGAAAACCAGATGCCGAGCTGGCACGTCGAGCCGGCGCAGAGCCTGCCGGACTTCACCACGCTGGTGCTGAAAAAACGCATGGAAGAACTGCTGGAGGCGCCGTCCCGGGCCACACTCGAACAGGGCATCCTGCCGAACTGGTTGCAGAACCGCCGCTGGTTCGCCGGCAAGGATGCGGCCATCGAGCACGTCCGGCTGGCCTACGGTGTGCGCTTCGGCGACGCACAGCATCCGGTGTTGCTCAGCGAAATCGAAGTCAGCAGCGGCGGGCAGACCAGCCGTTACCAACTGCCGTTCGGCTTTATCTCGGAAGATCAGGTCGGGCCCGCGTTGCCGCAGCAACTGGCGTTGTCCCGTGTGCGTCGGGTCCGGCAGGTCGGTCTGATTACCGATGCGTTCAGCCTCGAAGCGTTTATCCGTGCGGTTTTACAAGGCATGCAAAGTGGCACGGTGCTGGACTCCAGCGATGGTGAAATCCGTTTCGAAGCCACGCCGCAGCTCGACAAACTTGGCCTCGGTGCCGAATCCGAAGTGCGCTACCTGTCCGCCGAGCAATCCAACAGTTCGGTGGTAATCGGCAACAGTCTGGTGCTCAAGCTGATCCGTAAAGTCGCTTCTGGCGTACACCCGGAACTGGAAATGAGCGCTTATCTGACCGCCGCCGGATTTGCCAATATTTCCCCGCTGTTGGGCTCGGTGATTCGCCGCGACGGGCAGGGCGAAGACAATCTGCTGATGATTGCCCAGGGCTACCTGAGCAATCAGGGCGACGCCTGGGAATGGACGCAGAACAACCTCGAGCGAGCATTGCGCGATGAGCTGGCGGACGCCGTGTCCGAACAGTCGCAGCACTACAACGCCCTCGGCGAACTGAAGGATTTTGCCGGCATGCTGGGGCAGCGACTGGGGGAAATGCATCAGGTAATGGCGGCGCCCACCGACAACCCGGACTTCGCGCCGCAGGTCAGTTCGGCCAAGGATGCGCAAGCCACTGGCAAGGATGTCGGCGCTCAGGTCGAGCACGCGCTCAAGCTGCTCAAGCAGCATCAGGGCGAACTGGATGTGGCGGATCAGAAGCTTGTCGCTCGTCTGCTCGACCACAAAAAAACCATCCTCGCCCATGTGCAGGAACTGGCGAAGAAATCCGCCGGCGGTTTGCGCATTCGGGTGCACGGCGACCTGCATCTGGGGCAGGTGCTGGTGATCAAGGGCGATGCGTACCTGATCGATTTCGAAGGCGAACCGGCGCGGCCACTGGCCGAGCGTCGCGGCAGGCACAGTCCGTACAAGGATGTCAGCGGTGTGCTGCGTTCCTTCGATTACGCCGCCGCGATGACCATCAACGTGCACAACGTCGACAACAGTCCCGAGGCCGAAGCGGCGCGTCGGCGGGTGGCCGAGCGTTATCTGCGTGAGGCCCGCGAGGCATTTGTCGAGGCATATCAGCGAGCGGCAGCTAGTCTTGATCATGCCTGGCAGGATCCTGAAGGTGCCGACGCCGCACTGGCGTTGTTCGGTCTGGAGAAAGCGGCCTACGAAGTGGCCTATGAAGCCGAAAATCGCCCCACCTGGCTGCCCGTGCCGTTGCACGGTCTGTATGGGTTATTGACGGGGCTGGAACCCTTTTCCGATCTTGGTGGAGAGTAG
- a CDS encoding alpha-1,4-glucan--maltose-1-phosphate maltosyltransferase — MTAEKPSEQSYNPHIPLSQALLLPRIVIENTRPTLDGGQFAVKAVVGREIVVTSKIFADGHDKLAVRIRWREEGEEGEEVWQSEVMNDQGNNGWEGRFRPQRMGRYLYLIEAWIDQFASFQYELEKKHLAAVPVSLELQEGRTMVQQAAERSEGQLSERLAALHHELSGLLETEQVALFLHPQSAQLMAEADHRPYLSISPEFPLDVERELAEFASWYELFPRSITDDPARHGTFNDVHSRLPMIQDMGFDVLYFTPIHPIGRSHRKGRNNSLTAGPDDPGSPYAIGSEEGGHEAIHSQLGTREDFRRLVAAAADHGLEIALDFAIQCSQDHPWLKQHPGWFNWRPDGTIKYAENPPKKYQDIVNVDFYAPEAIPSLWVELRDIVVGWVEEGVKIFRVDNPHTKPLPFWQWLIADVRTLHPEVIFLAEAFTTPAMMARLGKVGYTQSYTYFTWRNTKAELASYFSELNESPWRECYRPNFFVNTPDINPAFLHQSGRPGFLIRAALATMGSGLWGMYSGFELCESAPVPGKEEYLDSEKYEIRVRDFNQPGNIIAEIAQLNRIRRQNPALHSHLGLKIYNAWNDNILYFGKRSADGSNFILVAVSLDPHHPQEANFELPLWEMGLPDDATTHGEDLMNGHRWDWHGKYQFMRIDPAYQPFGIWRITAS; from the coding sequence ATGACTGCTGAAAAACCCTCCGAACAGAGCTACAACCCGCACATTCCGCTGTCGCAGGCGTTGCTGCTGCCGCGCATTGTCATTGAAAACACCCGGCCGACCCTCGATGGCGGCCAATTTGCCGTCAAGGCTGTGGTCGGGCGCGAGATCGTGGTCACCAGCAAGATCTTCGCCGACGGTCACGACAAACTGGCGGTGCGCATCCGCTGGCGCGAGGAAGGCGAGGAAGGCGAGGAAGTCTGGCAAAGCGAAGTCATGAACGATCAGGGCAACAACGGCTGGGAAGGCCGGTTCCGGCCCCAGCGCATGGGCCGCTATCTGTACCTGATCGAAGCCTGGATCGACCAGTTCGCCAGTTTTCAGTACGAACTGGAGAAGAAACACCTGGCCGCCGTCCCGGTCAGCCTGGAGCTGCAGGAAGGCCGCACCATGGTGCAACAAGCGGCCGAACGCAGCGAAGGCCAACTCAGCGAACGGCTGGCGGCGCTGCACCACGAATTGTCCGGCCTGCTCGAAACCGAGCAGGTCGCGTTGTTTCTGCACCCGCAAAGTGCGCAATTGATGGCCGAGGCCGATCACCGCCCGTATCTGAGCATCAGCCCGGAGTTTCCGCTGGATGTTGAACGGGAACTGGCCGAGTTCGCCAGTTGGTACGAGCTGTTTCCCCGCTCGATCACCGACGATCCCGCCCGTCACGGCACCTTCAACGATGTGCACTCGCGGTTGCCGATGATTCAGGACATGGGCTTCGACGTGTTGTATTTCACGCCGATTCACCCCATCGGTCGCAGCCATCGCAAGGGCCGCAACAATTCTCTGACGGCTGGCCCGGACGATCCTGGCAGCCCTTATGCGATCGGAAGCGAAGAGGGCGGCCACGAAGCGATTCACTCGCAGCTTGGTACCCGCGAAGACTTCCGTCGCCTGGTGGCGGCGGCCGCTGATCATGGTCTGGAAATCGCCCTCGATTTCGCCATCCAGTGTTCCCAGGATCATCCATGGCTCAAGCAGCATCCCGGCTGGTTCAACTGGCGGCCAGACGGCACGATCAAGTACGCGGAGAACCCGCCGAAGAAATACCAGGACATCGTCAACGTCGACTTCTATGCGCCGGAAGCGATTCCGAGCCTGTGGGTCGAACTGCGGGACATCGTTGTCGGGTGGGTCGAGGAGGGCGTGAAGATCTTTCGCGTCGACAACCCGCACACCAAACCGCTGCCGTTCTGGCAATGGTTGATCGCCGATGTGCGCACGCTACATCCCGAAGTGATCTTCCTCGCCGAGGCGTTCACCACCCCGGCGATGATGGCGCGGCTGGGCAAGGTCGGTTACACCCAGAGCTACACCTATTTCACCTGGCGCAATACCAAGGCCGAACTGGCGAGTTACTTCAGCGAACTCAATGAATCGCCCTGGCGCGAGTGCTACCGGCCGAATTTTTTCGTCAACACGCCGGACATCAACCCGGCGTTCCTGCATCAATCGGGGCGCCCGGGATTTCTCATCCGGGCGGCGCTGGCGACCATGGGCTCGGGCCTGTGGGGCATGTATTCGGGGTTCGAACTGTGCGAATCGGCGCCGGTGCCGGGCAAGGAGGAATACCTCGATTCGGAGAAGTACGAGATCCGCGTCCGCGACTTCAACCAGCCCGGCAACATCATCGCCGAGATCGCCCAGCTCAACCGTATCCGCCGGCAGAACCCGGCGCTGCACAGTCATCTGGGCCTGAAGATCTACAACGCCTGGAACGACAACATTCTGTATTTCGGCAAGCGCAGCGCCGATGGCAGCAATTTCATCCTGGTGGCCGTCAGCCTCGACCCGCATCACCCGCAGGAGGCGAATTTCGAATTGCCGCTGTGGGAAATGGGCCTGCCGGACGACGCCACCACCCACGGCGAGGACCTGATGAACGGCCATCGCTGGGACTGGCACGGCAAGTACCAGTTCATGCGGATCGACCCGGCTTATCAGCCGTTCGGGATCTGGCGCATCACCGCGTCTTGA
- a CDS encoding SDR family oxidoreductase, producing the protein MDKVIVITGGGRGIGAATALLAAEQGYRICINYQSDEQAAHHVLDQVRERGATAIAVRADVSIEDEVIGLFHRVDTELGRVTALVNNAGTVGHKSRVDEMSEFRILKIMKTNVLAPILCAKHAILRMSPKHGGQGGSIVNVSSVAARLGSPNEYVDYAASKGALDTFTIGLSKEVAGEGIRVNAVRPGYIYTDFHALSGDPDRVSKLESAIPMARGGRPDEVAEAIVWLLSDKASYATGTFVDLGGGR; encoded by the coding sequence ATGGATAAAGTCATTGTGATCACTGGCGGCGGGCGCGGAATCGGGGCCGCCACGGCGCTGTTGGCTGCCGAGCAAGGCTATCGGATCTGCATCAATTATCAGTCTGACGAACAGGCGGCCCACCACGTACTCGACCAGGTACGCGAGCGCGGCGCCACCGCCATTGCCGTTCGCGCCGATGTCAGCATCGAAGACGAAGTGATCGGCCTGTTTCACCGGGTCGACACCGAGCTGGGCCGGGTCACCGCACTGGTGAACAACGCCGGCACCGTCGGGCACAAATCGCGGGTCGACGAAATGTCCGAATTCCGCATCCTCAAAATCATGAAAACCAACGTCCTGGCGCCGATCCTCTGCGCCAAGCACGCGATCCTGCGCATGTCGCCCAAACACGGCGGGCAGGGCGGCAGCATCGTCAACGTGTCTTCGGTCGCCGCGCGTCTGGGCTCGCCGAACGAGTACGTCGACTACGCCGCGTCCAAAGGCGCCCTCGACACGTTCACCATCGGTCTGTCCAAGGAAGTGGCGGGCGAGGGGATTCGGGTCAATGCGGTGCGGCCGGGCTATATCTACACCGATTTCCACGCGTTGAGCGGCGATCCGGATCGGGTCAGCAAGCTGGAGTCGGCGATTCCGATGGCCCGTGGCGGGCGGCCGGATGAAGTGGCGGAGGCGATTGTGTGGTTGCTGTCGGACAAGGCGTCGTATGCGACCGGGACTTTCGTCGATCTTGGCGGCGGACGTTAG
- the mapR gene encoding GntR family transcriptional regulator MpaR (MapR regulates genes involved in Pseudomonas quinolone signal (PQS) production and anthranilate metabolism) — translation MKRYEKFADDIAELIRSGVLGPGQRVPSVRYASQTYGVSPSTVFQAYYLLERRGLIRARPRSGYFVNTHAPSPFSEPVISSQVNESTKVDVSELVFSVLESIKDPSTVPFGSAFPSPELFPLQRLSRSLASAAREMDPRMVVTDMSPGNPQLRRQIALRYMVGGLMLPMEELLITNGALEALNLCLQAVTEPGDLVAIEAPAFYASLQVLERLKLKAVEIPVHPRDGIDLGVLAQTLERHPIKACWCMTSFQNPMGATMPETKKQELVELLKRHQVPLIEDDVYAELYYGQQAPKPAKAFDTEGLVMHCGSFAKSLAPGYRIGWVAAGRYAQKIERLKLMTSLCASMPAQAAIADYLQHGGYDRHLRKLRYALEEQQSAMLAAIARYFPAQTRVSQPAGGYFLWLELPPQMDSLKLFQMALAQGISIAPGPIFSPTQRFRNCIRLNYGSPWTEASEKAMETLGRIVRSF, via the coding sequence ATGAAACGCTACGAAAAATTCGCCGACGACATCGCTGAACTGATCCGCTCCGGCGTCCTCGGCCCCGGCCAGCGGGTGCCGTCGGTGCGCTACGCGAGCCAGACCTATGGCGTCAGCCCGTCCACGGTGTTCCAGGCCTATTACCTGCTGGAACGTCGCGGCCTGATCCGCGCCCGGCCACGCTCCGGCTACTTCGTCAACACCCACGCCCCGAGCCCGTTCTCGGAACCGGTGATCAGCAGCCAGGTCAACGAATCCACCAAGGTCGACGTCAGCGAACTGGTGTTCTCGGTGCTGGAATCGATCAAGGACCCGAGCACCGTGCCGTTCGGCTCGGCCTTCCCGAGCCCGGAACTGTTCCCGTTGCAACGCCTGTCACGCTCGCTGGCCAGCGCCGCCCGGGAGATGGACCCGCGCATGGTGGTCACCGACATGTCGCCGGGCAATCCGCAATTGCGCCGACAGATCGCCCTGCGCTACATGGTCGGCGGACTGATGCTGCCGATGGAAGAACTGCTGATCACCAACGGCGCCCTGGAAGCGCTGAACCTGTGCCTGCAAGCGGTGACCGAACCCGGCGATCTGGTGGCCATCGAGGCCCCGGCGTTCTACGCCAGCCTGCAAGTGCTGGAGCGGCTGAAACTCAAAGCCGTGGAAATCCCCGTGCACCCGCGCGACGGCATCGACCTCGGCGTGCTCGCCCAGACCCTGGAGCGCCATCCGATCAAGGCCTGCTGGTGCATGACCAGCTTCCAGAACCCGATGGGCGCAACCATGCCCGAAACCAAAAAACAGGAACTGGTGGAATTGCTGAAGCGGCATCAGGTGCCGCTGATCGAAGACGATGTCTACGCCGAACTCTATTACGGCCAACAAGCACCGAAACCGGCCAAGGCTTTCGACACCGAAGGCCTGGTGATGCATTGCGGCTCGTTCGCCAAAAGCCTGGCCCCCGGCTACCGCATCGGCTGGGTGGCTGCCGGGCGCTACGCGCAGAAAATCGAGCGCCTGAAACTGATGACCTCGCTGTGCGCCTCGATGCCGGCCCAGGCGGCCATTGCCGACTACCTGCAACACGGCGGCTACGACCGGCACTTGCGCAAACTGCGCTACGCCCTCGAAGAACAACAAAGCGCGATGCTCGCGGCCATCGCCCGCTACTTTCCGGCGCAGACCCGCGTGAGCCAACCGGCCGGCGGCTATTTCCTGTGGCTGGAACTGCCACCGCAGATGGATTCGTTGAAGTTGTTTCAGATGGCGCTGGCGCAGGGGATCAGCATTGCGCCGGGGCCGATCTTCTCGCCGACCCAGCGCTTCAGGAATTGCATCCGGTTGAACTACGGTAGCCCGTGGACCGAGGCTTCGGAGAAGGCGATGGAGACGTTGGGGCGGATTGTGCGGTCGTTCTGA
- the ccoG gene encoding cytochrome c oxidase accessory protein CcoG, with protein MSERIPVRTVEASPQIKKVPARPMKAKHATSDNQIFTRSFTGLFRTLRMSGAGFLFLLFFGTVWLNWGGRQAVLWDLSESKFHIFGATFWPQDFILLSALLIIAAFGLFAITVFAGRVWCGYTCPQSSWTWIFMWCEKITEGERNQRIKLQAAPWSLNKLARRAAKHTLWLAISVLTGLTFVGYFTPIRPLAEELLTLQIGGVSLFWVLFFTAATYINAGWLREAVCMHMCPYARFQSVMFDKDTLAISYDAARGENRGPRKRDVKPAEAGLGDCIDCQLCVQVCPTGIDIRDGLQMECIGCAACIDACDSIMDKMNYARGLIRYTSERELQGGKTHLLRPRLIGYVAVLVVMIGALALALVERPMVSLDVTKDRGLFRENGQGQIENIYTLKVINKTQQRQDYNLSLVDGDGFQLQGKTELSLAPGEIVDVPVSVAMTTERPASSSQTLSFKIADSDEPEVYSVAKSRFVAPMNR; from the coding sequence ATGAGCGAACGAATCCCCGTCCGAACCGTAGAAGCATCTCCCCAGATAAAAAAAGTACCGGCGCGCCCGATGAAGGCGAAACACGCCACCAGCGACAACCAGATTTTCACCCGCAGCTTCACCGGCCTGTTCCGCACCTTGCGCATGAGCGGCGCGGGATTTCTGTTTCTGCTGTTTTTCGGCACCGTGTGGCTGAACTGGGGCGGGCGTCAGGCGGTGCTGTGGGACCTTTCCGAAAGCAAGTTCCACATCTTTGGTGCGACCTTCTGGCCGCAGGATTTCATTCTGCTGTCGGCGCTGCTGATCATCGCCGCGTTCGGCCTGTTCGCCATTACCGTATTCGCCGGCCGGGTCTGGTGTGGCTACACCTGCCCGCAGAGTTCGTGGACGTGGATCTTCATGTGGTGCGAGAAGATCACCGAAGGTGAACGCAACCAGCGGATCAAGCTGCAAGCCGCGCCCTGGAGCCTGAACAAACTGGCGCGGCGTGCGGCCAAGCACACGTTGTGGCTGGCGATCAGCGTACTGACCGGTCTGACCTTCGTCGGCTACTTCACCCCGATCCGACCGTTGGCCGAAGAGCTGCTGACCTTGCAGATCGGCGGTGTCAGCCTGTTCTGGGTGCTGTTCTTCACCGCCGCCACCTACATCAACGCTGGCTGGCTGCGCGAAGCGGTGTGCATGCACATGTGCCCGTATGCGCGGTTCCAGAGCGTGATGTTCGACAAGGACACCCTGGCGATTTCCTACGACGCAGCCCGTGGCGAAAACCGTGGCCCCCGCAAACGCGACGTGAAACCCGCCGAAGCCGGCCTCGGCGATTGCATCGATTGTCAGCTGTGCGTGCAGGTCTGCCCGACCGGTATCGACATCCGCGACGGCCTGCAAATGGAATGCATCGGCTGCGCGGCGTGCATCGACGCCTGCGATTCGATCATGGACAAGATGAACTATGCGCGGGGCCTGATCCGCTACACCTCCGAGCGTGAATTGCAGGGTGGCAAGACGCATCTGCTGCGTCCGCGACTGATTGGTTACGTCGCAGTGCTGGTGGTGATGATCGGCGCTCTCGCCCTGGCCCTGGTCGAGCGGCCAATGGTGTCGCTGGACGTGACCAAGGACCGTGGCCTGTTCCGTGAAAACGGTCAGGGCCAGATCGAAAACATCTACACCCTCAAAGTCATCAACAAGACCCAACAGCGCCAGGACTACAACCTGAGCCTGGTGGACGGCGACGGCTTCCAGCTGCAAGGCAAGACCGAACTGAGCCTGGCCCCGGGCGAGATCGTCGATGTACCGGTGTCGGTGGCCATGACCACGGAACGCCCGGCCAGCAGCTCGCAGACCTTGAGCTTCAAAATTGCCGACAGCGATGAGCCCGAGGTTTATAGCGTGGCGAAGAGCCGGTTTGTTGCGCCGATGAATCGTTGA